From one Microbacterium sp. 10M-3C3 genomic stretch:
- a CDS encoding SDR family oxidoreductase: MTQKTWFITGTSRGFGREWTTAALERGDRVAATARDVASLDDLAQRFGDALLPIALDVTDRAADFAAVQRAAEHFGRLDVVVNNAGYGQFGMAEELSEAELRAQLETNVFGAIWVTQAALPILRAQGSGHIIQVSSIGGVSAFPNLSAYHASKWALEGFSQALAAEVAEFGIHVTLVEPGGFATDWAGPSSRHAEPIAAYDAARERRAQQRAQQSANGAGDPTASAAALLEVVDAAEPPLRVFFGASAFAIVRPDYEARLANWEKWDHVAQLAQG, from the coding sequence ATGACGCAGAAGACATGGTTCATCACGGGAACGTCGCGCGGCTTCGGACGCGAATGGACGACCGCCGCCCTCGAACGCGGCGACCGCGTGGCCGCGACCGCTCGCGACGTCGCGAGCCTCGACGACCTCGCGCAGCGCTTCGGCGACGCGCTCCTCCCGATCGCGCTCGACGTCACCGACCGCGCAGCCGACTTCGCGGCGGTGCAGCGCGCGGCGGAGCACTTCGGCCGGCTGGACGTCGTCGTCAACAACGCCGGCTACGGCCAGTTCGGCATGGCCGAAGAGCTCAGCGAGGCGGAACTGCGCGCCCAGCTCGAGACGAACGTGTTCGGGGCGATCTGGGTCACGCAGGCCGCGCTTCCGATCCTGCGCGCGCAGGGCTCCGGCCACATCATCCAGGTCTCCTCGATCGGCGGGGTGAGCGCGTTCCCGAACCTGAGCGCGTACCACGCCTCGAAGTGGGCGCTCGAGGGCTTCTCGCAGGCGCTCGCGGCGGAGGTGGCCGAGTTCGGCATCCACGTCACGCTCGTCGAGCCCGGCGGGTTCGCGACCGACTGGGCGGGGCCGAGCTCCCGTCACGCCGAGCCGATCGCGGCGTACGACGCCGCGCGCGAGCGCCGCGCACAGCAGCGTGCGCAGCAGTCGGCGAACGGCGCGGGCGATCCGACGGCGTCGGCCGCGGCGCTGCTCGAGGTCGTCGACGCGGCCGAGCCGCCGCTGCGGGTGTTCTTCGGTGCCTCCGCGTTCGCCATCGTCCGCCCGGACTACGAGGCGCGGCTGGCGAACTGGGAGAAGTGGGATCACGTCGCCCAGCTCGCGCAGGGCTGA
- a CDS encoding MarR family transcriptional regulator produces the protein MVCFSLYSASRATTAAYRRVLAPFDLTYPQYLVLVSLWTEGTQSVRGLGERLDLDSGTLSPLLRRMEARGVVRRIRRTDDERVVDVELTERGSALRTEMADVPERVFACMGLGIDAARTLLTSLHELTRTVQERTEALAS, from the coding sequence ATGGTGTGCTTCTCGCTGTACTCCGCAAGCCGCGCGACGACGGCCGCGTACCGCCGGGTGCTCGCCCCCTTCGACCTGACCTATCCGCAGTACCTCGTCCTCGTGTCGCTGTGGACGGAGGGCACGCAGAGCGTCCGCGGCCTCGGGGAGCGTCTCGACCTCGATTCCGGCACGCTCTCGCCGCTGCTGCGCCGCATGGAGGCGCGTGGCGTCGTCCGCCGGATCCGCCGCACCGACGACGAGCGGGTCGTCGACGTCGAGCTGACCGAGCGCGGCAGTGCGCTGCGCACCGAGATGGCGGACGTTCCGGAACGGGTGTTCGCGTGCATGGGGCTCGGCATCGACGCCGCCCGCACGCTGCTGACCTCCCTGCACGAGCTCACCCGCACGGTGCAGGAGAGAACCGAGGCGCTCGCCTCATGA
- a CDS encoding organic hydroperoxide resistance protein, protein MEAIYTAEALATGGGRNGHVATKDRIIDTDVRVPVEMGGPGGAPNPEAFFAAGYAACFHGALQAVARAQKVVISDSSVGSRVHFGDNGQGGYQLAVDLEVVLPGIPHDQAQALADAAHQVCPYSNATRGNIEVNVTVSDD, encoded by the coding sequence ATGGAAGCCATCTACACCGCAGAAGCACTCGCCACCGGCGGCGGCCGCAACGGTCACGTCGCCACGAAGGACCGCATCATCGACACCGATGTGCGCGTGCCCGTGGAGATGGGCGGCCCGGGCGGCGCGCCGAACCCCGAGGCGTTCTTCGCGGCGGGCTACGCGGCGTGCTTCCACGGCGCGCTGCAGGCGGTCGCCCGCGCGCAGAAGGTCGTGATCTCGGACTCGTCGGTCGGCTCCCGCGTCCACTTCGGCGACAACGGCCAGGGCGGCTACCAGCTCGCCGTCGACCTCGAGGTCGTGCTGCCGGGCATCCCCCACGACCAGGCTCAGGCGCTGGCGGATGCGGCGCACCAGGTGTGCCCGTACTCGAACGCCACCCGCGGCAACATCGAGGTGAACGTCACCGTCTCGGACGACTGA
- a CDS encoding FBP domain-containing protein encodes MPSFTDAEIRASFVNASRSERSHIVIPTDLPALDPSEREFVGWRDPKSPLLGYVLVLLDGALTGVILKQTEARPGVRTQCAWCADVELRVDVVMFGARRAGTAGRRGDAVGTLVCADFECSENVRRRRPEPYLGFDHAAALERRITMLRENVEGFVRDVRDSA; translated from the coding sequence ATGCCTTCCTTCACCGACGCGGAGATCCGCGCCTCCTTCGTCAACGCCTCGCGCAGCGAGCGTTCGCACATCGTCATCCCGACCGATCTGCCCGCCCTCGACCCGTCCGAGCGCGAGTTCGTCGGCTGGCGCGACCCCAAGAGCCCGCTCCTCGGCTACGTGCTGGTCCTCCTCGACGGCGCCCTCACGGGCGTCATCCTCAAGCAGACCGAGGCGCGGCCGGGCGTCCGCACGCAGTGCGCGTGGTGCGCCGACGTCGAGCTGCGTGTGGACGTGGTGATGTTCGGCGCCCGCCGAGCCGGCACGGCCGGCCGCCGCGGCGACGCGGTCGGCACCCTCGTGTGCGCGGACTTCGAGTGCAGCGAGAACGTGCGGCGCCGCCGCCCCGAGCCCTACCTCGGCTTCGACCACGCGGCGGCGCTCGAGCGACGCATCACGATGCTGCGCGAGAACGTCGAGGGCTTCGTGCGCGACGTGCGCGACAGCGCCTGA
- a CDS encoding DUF2945 domain-containing protein codes for MASELSKGDRVSWDTSQGRTRGEVVEKKTKDFQFEGQKFTASSDEPAYIVKSEKTGAKAAHKGSALRKLSS; via the coding sequence ATGGCGAGCGAGCTGTCCAAGGGCGACCGGGTGAGCTGGGACACGTCCCAGGGACGCACGCGGGGCGAGGTCGTGGAGAAGAAGACGAAGGACTTCCAGTTCGAGGGGCAGAAGTTCACCGCATCGAGCGACGAGCCCGCCTACATCGTGAAGTCCGAGAAGACCGGCGCGAAGGCGGCGCACAAGGGCTCGGCCCTGCGCAAGCTCAGCTCCTGA
- a CDS encoding cryptochrome/photolyase family protein: MKAALILATQQFERHPALEDPDIDELFVVEAEDRFRRLPYHQHKITLLLAAMRHSAARWEAEGRTVRVVPLSDGVGFAAGLERLVRDRRPDGLAWMGATDLGVDERLSALCARWGLRTRVYPDGLFLTPAEEVDGWFAEHPAPRMEDFYRWQRRRTGLLMDGGRPAGRRWNFDADNRKPLPRGGVVVPALPAAEHDGITAGVIAEVGERFAEHPGDASEFWLPVTPDEARTWLDAFVAERLADFGPYEDAMARDEPFLFHSVLSSSLNIGLLTAHDVADAVAQHASASLASREGFVRQVIGWREYMRGVYRAHPELADANALGLHRRLESYWYTGRRIPRDLPEPVRVVLERVHRWGYAHHIERLMVLGNWLLLRGYAPREVTRWFSALFVDAYEWVMVPNVMGMSQWADGGLVATKPYVSGGAYLQKMGHWWESDAAARDSAFTTAYWDFLAANEDALAGNPRMALALAQMRARRDA, from the coding sequence ATGAAGGCGGCCCTGATCCTCGCGACCCAGCAGTTCGAGCGGCATCCGGCGCTCGAGGATCCCGACATCGACGAGCTGTTCGTCGTCGAGGCCGAGGATCGGTTCCGGCGGCTTCCGTACCACCAGCACAAGATCACGCTGCTGCTTGCGGCCATGCGCCACAGCGCGGCGCGGTGGGAGGCGGAGGGGCGCACGGTGCGCGTCGTCCCGCTGTCGGACGGGGTGGGCTTCGCGGCCGGTCTCGAACGCCTCGTGCGCGACCGCCGGCCCGACGGCCTCGCGTGGATGGGCGCGACCGACCTGGGCGTGGACGAGCGCCTGTCGGCGCTGTGCGCGCGGTGGGGCCTGCGCACGCGCGTCTACCCGGACGGCCTGTTCCTCACGCCGGCGGAGGAGGTCGACGGCTGGTTCGCCGAGCATCCCGCGCCGCGCATGGAGGACTTCTACCGCTGGCAGCGCCGCCGCACCGGCCTCCTCATGGACGGCGGGCGGCCGGCGGGACGGCGCTGGAACTTCGACGCCGACAACCGCAAGCCGCTGCCGCGCGGCGGCGTCGTCGTCCCCGCCCTGCCCGCGGCCGAGCACGACGGCATCACGGCGGGCGTGATCGCCGAGGTCGGCGAGCGCTTCGCCGAGCATCCCGGCGACGCGAGCGAGTTCTGGCTGCCCGTGACACCCGACGAGGCGCGCACGTGGCTCGATGCGTTCGTCGCCGAACGGCTCGCCGACTTCGGGCCGTACGAGGACGCGATGGCGCGCGACGAGCCGTTCCTGTTCCACTCCGTGCTCTCGTCGTCGCTGAACATCGGCCTGCTCACGGCACACGACGTCGCCGACGCCGTGGCTCAGCATGCGTCGGCGTCGCTGGCCTCGCGCGAGGGCTTCGTCCGGCAGGTCATCGGATGGCGCGAGTACATGCGCGGCGTGTACCGCGCGCACCCAGAACTCGCCGACGCGAACGCGCTCGGGCTGCACCGCCGGCTCGAGAGCTATTGGTACACCGGCCGCCGCATCCCCCGCGACCTGCCGGAGCCGGTGCGCGTCGTCCTCGAACGCGTGCACCGCTGGGGATATGCGCACCACATCGAGCGGCTCATGGTGCTCGGCAACTGGCTGCTCCTGCGCGGCTACGCGCCGCGCGAGGTCACCCGCTGGTTCTCGGCCCTGTTCGTCGACGCGTACGAATGGGTGATGGTGCCGAACGTCATGGGCATGAGCCAGTGGGCCGATGGCGGGCTCGTCGCCACGAAGCCGTATGTCTCCGGCGGTGCCTACCTGCAGAAGATGGGGCACTGGTGGGAGTCGGATGCGGCGGCCCGCGACTCCGCGTTCACGACGGCCTACTGGGACTTCCTCGCGGCGAACGAGGACGCGCTCGCGGGGAATCCGCGGATGGCGCTTGCGCTCGCGCAGATGCGCGCGCGTCGTGACGCATGA
- a CDS encoding LON peptidase substrate-binding domain-containing protein: protein MAGTAMFPLGSVLFPHTPLALRVFEERYLVLLGRLLDAENPEFGVVLIERGRETGGGEQRFGIGTLARLTRVLPQQDQISLVAQGTDRVEVVSWLDDDPYPRADLRVLPDLEWHDGLTPLLEEAEHIVRRVLGRAGDVGLARWDPDVELSDEPLARAWQVAAIAPLSEMDRLQLLRSTTLGGLLRATIDLTLAAEPFLADPAPDGLFVVEEDDDEEDDDAE from the coding sequence ATGGCTGGCACGGCGATGTTCCCGCTCGGCTCGGTGCTCTTCCCGCACACGCCGCTGGCCCTGCGCGTGTTCGAGGAGCGCTACCTCGTCCTGCTCGGCAGACTCCTCGACGCCGAGAACCCCGAGTTCGGCGTCGTGCTGATCGAACGCGGACGCGAGACCGGCGGCGGGGAGCAGCGGTTCGGCATCGGCACGCTCGCGCGGCTGACGCGCGTCCTGCCGCAGCAGGATCAGATCTCGCTCGTGGCGCAGGGCACCGACCGCGTCGAGGTCGTGTCGTGGCTCGATGACGACCCGTATCCGCGGGCCGATCTCCGCGTGCTCCCCGACCTCGAATGGCACGACGGTCTGACACCCCTGCTCGAGGAGGCGGAGCACATCGTCCGCCGCGTGCTCGGGCGGGCCGGCGACGTGGGCCTCGCCCGCTGGGACCCCGATGTGGAGCTCTCCGACGAGCCGCTCGCGCGGGCGTGGCAGGTCGCGGCGATCGCTCCGCTGAGCGAGATGGACCGGCTGCAGCTGCTGCGCTCGACGACGCTCGGCGGCCTGCTGCGCGCGACGATCGACCTCACCCTCGCCGCCGAGCCGTTCCTCGCCGACCCGGCGCCGGACGGCCTCTTCGTCGTCGAGGAGGATGACGACGAGGAAGACGACGACGCGGAGTGA
- a CDS encoding ACT domain-containing protein gives MTTLVLTLVGDDRAGIVAAVAAAVDAAGGNWEDSELAELGGAFAGIVQVSVPGERADALRAALGAIEGIVTVAVPASAATPDAAARRVTVEILGNDRPGIVREISAALHAHGLSIERMATETRDAAMAGGRLFEAAVSAVGPAALDADLLRTELERLAAEIQVDITVV, from the coding sequence ATGACGACTCTCGTGCTCACCCTCGTCGGCGACGACCGCGCGGGCATCGTCGCCGCCGTCGCCGCGGCGGTCGACGCGGCCGGCGGCAACTGGGAGGACAGCGAGCTCGCCGAGCTCGGGGGTGCCTTCGCGGGCATCGTGCAGGTGTCGGTGCCCGGCGAGCGCGCCGATGCCCTGCGCGCCGCGCTCGGCGCGATCGAGGGCATCGTGACGGTGGCCGTCCCCGCGAGCGCGGCGACGCCGGATGCGGCGGCCCGCCGCGTGACCGTGGAGATCCTCGGCAACGACCGTCCGGGGATCGTGCGGGAGATCTCGGCGGCGCTGCACGCGCACGGCTTGAGCATCGAACGCATGGCGACCGAGACGCGCGACGCGGCGATGGCCGGCGGCCGCCTGTTCGAGGCCGCGGTGTCGGCGGTGGGCCCCGCCGCCCTCGATGCCGACCTGCTGCGCACCGAGCTCGAGCGGCTCGCCGCCGAGATCCAGGTCGACATCACGGTCGTCTGA
- a CDS encoding TraR/DksA C4-type zinc finger protein, producing the protein MRDELERLRRQAEGRLARLDADEGSLRADRADGTADDEHDPEGSTLSGEWSRVDALRRSTLAEIADIDAALARVDDGTYGVCAGCGRPIPAGRLEVRPTAQYCVACADRR; encoded by the coding sequence ATGCGCGACGAGCTGGAGCGCCTGCGGCGGCAGGCCGAGGGCCGTCTGGCGCGCCTGGACGCTGACGAGGGGTCGCTGCGCGCCGACCGCGCCGACGGCACGGCCGACGACGAGCACGATCCGGAGGGGTCGACGCTCTCGGGGGAGTGGTCGCGCGTGGACGCGCTCCGCCGCAGCACGCTCGCCGAGATCGCGGACATCGACGCCGCGCTGGCCCGCGTCGACGACGGCACGTACGGCGTCTGCGCGGGCTGCGGACGGCCCATCCCGGCCGGGCGGCTGGAGGTGCGGCCCACCGCGCAGTACTGCGTGGCGTGCGCCGATCGCCGCTGA
- a CDS encoding FUSC family protein has protein sequence MRLPTTIRAPRRAPLLQVVKSAVATIAAWLIAGWLVQGPPPVFAAIAALLVVQPSLNQSLTRAAERSVGVILGVLIASALGIAFGSSVWVVLGAAAVAIVAAWALRMTPTTSNQVAISAILVLALGTATPGYAVDRILETLIGAAIGFVVNLAIVPPVAIGPARTRVDALGAELAAAMERLADALQETRTRAQLEELLLQARLLRPMVAGATDALGDADESLTFNPLGRRHRDELARARATLDALSPIVTQLIGMTRAVYDRYDPSVASEPAVRAIANQLRRAAHDTRVRAADTAREAADEPPALTRPLQVTAPSPAHWVLIGSLLVDLRRIHESLGEPD, from the coding sequence ATGCGCCTGCCCACGACGATCCGCGCACCGCGCCGCGCGCCCCTCCTGCAGGTCGTGAAGTCGGCCGTCGCGACGATCGCGGCGTGGCTCATTGCGGGGTGGCTCGTGCAGGGGCCGCCGCCGGTGTTCGCGGCGATCGCGGCGCTCCTCGTCGTCCAGCCGAGCCTCAACCAGTCGCTCACCCGCGCGGCCGAGCGCAGCGTCGGGGTGATCCTCGGCGTCCTCATCGCCTCGGCGCTCGGCATCGCGTTCGGGTCGAGCGTGTGGGTCGTGCTCGGCGCGGCCGCGGTGGCCATCGTCGCCGCCTGGGCGCTGCGCATGACGCCGACCACGAGCAATCAGGTCGCCATCAGCGCGATCCTCGTGCTCGCGCTCGGCACCGCGACCCCCGGCTACGCGGTCGACCGCATCCTCGAGACGCTCATCGGCGCGGCCATCGGGTTCGTCGTGAACCTCGCGATCGTGCCGCCCGTCGCGATCGGCCCGGCGCGCACGAGGGTCGACGCCCTCGGCGCCGAGCTGGCCGCCGCGATGGAGCGCCTGGCCGACGCGCTGCAGGAGACGCGGACGCGCGCGCAGCTCGAGGAGCTGCTCCTGCAGGCGCGACTGCTGCGACCCATGGTCGCCGGTGCGACCGACGCCCTCGGCGACGCGGACGAGTCGCTCACCTTCAACCCGCTCGGCCGCCGGCATCGCGACGAGCTCGCCCGCGCCCGCGCGACCCTCGACGCGCTGTCGCCGATCGTGACGCAGCTGATCGGCATGACGCGCGCGGTCTACGACCGGTACGACCCGTCGGTGGCCTCGGAGCCCGCCGTGCGGGCCATCGCCAATCAGCTGCGCCGCGCCGCTCACGACACGCGCGTGCGGGCGGCCGACACGGCTCGGGAGGCGGCCGACGAACCGCCCGCCCTGACGCGTCCGCTGCAGGTGACGGCGCCCTCGCCCGCGCACTGGGTGCTCATCGGCTCGCTGCTGGTCGACCTCCGCCGCATCCACGAGAGCCTGGGCGAGCCCGACTGA
- a CDS encoding SDR family oxidoreductase produces the protein MMRVVLIGGHGKVALLLAPLLTARGDEVTAVIRDPAHVDDVAATGATPVVRDLEGGDDLADLLPGHDAVVWSAGAGGGSPERTYAVDRDAAMRTMDAAAAAGVQRYVMVSWIGSTPDHGVDPGSSFHPYAVAKLAADDHLRRTSLEWTILGPGTLTLDPPTGRIALDPEGDGRVSRADVAAVVAASLVEPRTVGRFIRFGSGDVPIADALAG, from the coding sequence CTGATGCGCGTCGTCCTCATCGGCGGTCACGGCAAGGTCGCCCTCCTCCTTGCCCCGCTGCTGACGGCGCGCGGCGACGAGGTCACCGCCGTCATCCGCGATCCCGCGCACGTCGACGACGTCGCCGCGACCGGCGCGACACCGGTCGTGCGCGACCTGGAGGGCGGCGACGATCTCGCCGACCTCCTCCCCGGCCACGACGCGGTCGTGTGGTCGGCGGGCGCGGGCGGCGGCAGCCCGGAGCGCACGTACGCCGTCGACCGCGACGCCGCCATGCGCACGATGGACGCCGCGGCCGCCGCCGGCGTGCAGCGCTACGTCATGGTGTCGTGGATCGGATCGACCCCCGACCACGGGGTCGACCCGGGGAGCTCCTTCCACCCCTACGCCGTCGCGAAGCTCGCGGCCGACGACCATCTGCGCCGCACGTCGCTGGAGTGGACGATCCTCGGCCCCGGCACCCTGACGCTCGACCCGCCGACCGGGCGCATCGCGCTCGACCCCGAGGGCGACGGGCGGGTGTCCCGCGCCGACGTCGCCGCCGTGGTCGCGGCGAGCCTCGTCGAGCCGCGGACCGTCGGCCGTTTCATCCGGTTCGGCAGCGGAGACGTCCCCATCGCCGACGCGCTCGCGGGTTGA
- a CDS encoding PPOX class F420-dependent oxidoreductase has product MTVTTIPDDLRDLLENPNYGALGTVRPDGAVQVNPMWFELEGDRIRFTHTTKRQKFRNLQANPSMSLMVFDPENPYRYVEVRGRLVDVVPDPTGAFYVQLGRRYGNAGQQPPPDSADRVILEMSIETAGGH; this is encoded by the coding sequence ATGACCGTCACGACGATCCCCGACGACCTCCGCGACCTGCTGGAGAACCCGAACTACGGTGCGCTGGGCACCGTCCGCCCCGACGGGGCGGTGCAGGTGAACCCGATGTGGTTCGAGCTCGAGGGCGACCGCATCCGCTTCACGCACACGACCAAGCGCCAGAAGTTCCGGAACCTGCAGGCGAACCCGTCGATGAGCCTCATGGTGTTCGACCCCGAGAACCCCTACCGCTACGTCGAGGTGCGCGGGCGTCTGGTCGACGTCGTGCCCGACCCCACGGGCGCGTTCTACGTGCAGCTCGGCCGCCGGTACGGCAACGCCGGCCAGCAGCCGCCGCCCGACAGTGCCGACCGCGTCATTCTCGAGATGTCGATCGAGACGGCGGGCGGCCACTGA
- a CDS encoding NAD(P)-binding domain-containing protein, whose amino-acid sequence MTGTPPRDVDVVVIGAGQAGLSGAYHLRRRGFVPATGPDAAGRGTFVVLDANAAPGGAWQHRWESLRMATVNGIHELPGFPVPLADRAAAARDVLPPYFAAYEAEFGLDVQRPVAVRAVRAEDDDRHGRLVVETDRGAWRTRFVVNATGTWTRPFWPHYPGQERFAGRQLHTADYVSAAEFAGQRVAVVGAGVSGVQLLEEISHVADTFWMTRREPEWIEADFDVPARVAAIAGVEEKVRRGLPPGSVISVTGMHWTPWARRAQERGILHRLPMFARLEEHGARMPDGSFLPLDAILWATGFRPALEHLAPLRLRTPDGGFRVGDSRSLDDPRVFFIGYGPSASTVGANRAGRVVAAAIAAESAPLTA is encoded by the coding sequence ATGACCGGCACGCCGCCCCGCGATGTCGACGTCGTCGTGATCGGCGCCGGTCAGGCGGGACTCTCCGGCGCCTATCACCTGCGGCGCCGCGGCTTCGTGCCGGCGACCGGTCCGGATGCGGCGGGCCGCGGAACCTTCGTCGTCCTGGACGCGAACGCGGCCCCGGGCGGGGCGTGGCAGCACCGGTGGGAGTCGCTGCGGATGGCCACGGTCAACGGCATCCACGAGCTGCCCGGCTTCCCCGTACCGCTTGCCGACCGCGCCGCAGCCGCCCGGGACGTGCTGCCGCCGTACTTCGCCGCCTACGAGGCGGAGTTCGGCCTGGACGTGCAGCGGCCGGTCGCGGTGCGTGCGGTGCGCGCGGAGGACGACGACCGCCACGGCCGCCTCGTCGTCGAGACCGACCGCGGCGCGTGGCGGACGCGCTTCGTCGTCAACGCGACGGGCACGTGGACCCGGCCGTTCTGGCCGCACTATCCGGGCCAGGAACGGTTCGCCGGCCGGCAGCTGCACACGGCCGACTACGTCTCGGCGGCCGAGTTCGCCGGCCAGCGCGTCGCGGTCGTCGGCGCGGGAGTGTCGGGCGTGCAGCTCCTCGAGGAGATCTCGCACGTCGCCGACACCTTCTGGATGACGCGGCGCGAGCCGGAGTGGATCGAGGCCGACTTCGACGTTCCGGCGCGCGTCGCGGCGATCGCCGGCGTCGAGGAGAAGGTGCGACGCGGGCTTCCGCCGGGAAGCGTCATCTCCGTCACCGGCATGCATTGGACGCCGTGGGCGCGCCGCGCGCAGGAGCGCGGCATCCTGCACCGGCTGCCGATGTTCGCCCGGCTGGAGGAGCACGGCGCGCGCATGCCCGACGGGTCGTTCCTCCCGCTCGACGCGATCCTGTGGGCGACGGGCTTCCGGCCCGCGCTCGAGCACCTCGCGCCGCTGCGCCTGCGCACCCCCGACGGCGGGTTCCGCGTGGGCGATTCGCGCTCGCTCGACGATCCGCGGGTGTTCTTCATCGGCTACGGCCCGTCGGCCTCCACGGTGGGGGCGAACCGCGCCGGCCGCGTCGTGGCCGCCGCCATCGCGGCCGAATCGGCACCCCTGACGGCGTGA
- a CDS encoding 5'-3' exonuclease codes for MSGRLMLLDSASLYFRAFYGVPDTVKGPDGSPVNAARGFLDIIAKLVTTYRPSALVACWDDDWRPQWRVDLLPSYKAHRVAEVVAAGPDVEVVPDPLEAQVPLIRETLDVLGIPIVGAAEHEADDVIGTLATRATTPIDVVTGDRDLFQLIDDERDVRVVYTARGMSNLEVVTDATVLAKYGIHGRQYADFATMRGDASDGLPGVAGIGEKSAAVLLAAHGDLAGIRAAAEADEGMTAAQRAKILAAADYLDVAPRVVEVVRDLPLPPVDGTLRGIDDERRAAAEALAERTHLGSSMTRALAALSAT; via the coding sequence ATGTCCGGCCGCCTCATGCTCCTCGACTCCGCCTCGCTGTACTTCCGCGCGTTCTACGGGGTGCCCGACACGGTCAAGGGCCCGGACGGCTCGCCCGTCAACGCCGCCCGCGGGTTCCTCGACATCATCGCGAAGCTCGTCACCACCTACCGGCCGAGCGCGCTCGTCGCCTGCTGGGACGACGACTGGCGCCCGCAGTGGCGCGTCGACCTGCTGCCGAGCTACAAAGCCCACCGCGTCGCCGAGGTCGTCGCCGCCGGGCCCGACGTGGAAGTCGTCCCCGACCCGCTCGAGGCGCAGGTGCCCCTCATCCGCGAGACCCTCGACGTGCTCGGCATTCCGATCGTCGGCGCCGCCGAGCACGAGGCCGACGACGTCATCGGCACGCTCGCGACCCGCGCGACGACGCCCATCGACGTGGTCACGGGCGACCGCGACCTCTTCCAGCTCATCGACGACGAGCGGGATGTGCGCGTCGTCTACACCGCGCGAGGCATGAGCAACCTCGAGGTCGTGACGGATGCGACGGTCCTCGCGAAGTACGGCATCCATGGCCGCCAGTACGCCGACTTCGCCACGATGCGCGGCGACGCCTCCGACGGCCTCCCGGGCGTCGCCGGCATCGGCGAGAAGTCCGCGGCGGTCCTGCTCGCCGCGCACGGCGACCTCGCCGGTATCCGCGCCGCCGCCGAGGCGGACGAGGGGATGACCGCGGCGCAGCGCGCGAAGATCCTCGCGGCCGCCGACTACCTCGACGTCGCCCCGCGCGTGGTCGAGGTCGTGCGCGACCTCCCGCTCCCACCGGTCGACGGCACCCTGCGCGGCATCGACGACGAGCGCCGCGCGGCCGCCGAGGCGCTCGCCGAGCGCACCCACCTCGGCTCGTCGATGACGCGGGCGCTCGCTGCCCTGTCTGCCACGTGA
- a CDS encoding PHP domain-containing protein, translating into MEPLQALTEIAYLLERERSSRYKSKAFRAAADAIAGLDDAALRDPALRRRKGIGDSTFAVIQQTLAGQVPDYLADLRAKTGGPGPSRLRAALRGDLHSHSEWSDGLTPIEAMVAAARSLGHEYLALTDHSPRLRVANGLSPERLRAQLEALPPFSGDGFTLLSGIEVDILEDGALDQEPPLLDELDVVVASAHSQLRMDAAPMTRRLVAAVSNPHVDVLGHVTGRLVEGSRGTRPPSQFDAAAVFAACAEHGVAVEINSRPERQDPPDELIGVALEAGCLFSIDSDAHAPGQLSLLDYGAERAERAGVPAERVVTTWPLERLRAWLTRER; encoded by the coding sequence GTGGAGCCGCTCCAGGCGCTGACGGAGATCGCGTACCTCCTCGAGCGCGAGCGGTCGAGCCGCTACAAGTCGAAGGCGTTCCGCGCGGCCGCGGACGCCATCGCGGGACTCGACGACGCCGCGCTGCGCGATCCGGCGCTGCGTCGACGCAAGGGCATCGGCGACTCGACGTTCGCGGTGATCCAGCAGACGTTGGCCGGCCAGGTGCCCGACTACCTCGCGGATCTGCGCGCGAAGACCGGCGGCCCGGGTCCGTCGCGCCTGCGTGCGGCCCTCCGCGGCGACCTCCACAGCCACAGCGAATGGTCCGACGGGCTCACGCCGATCGAGGCGATGGTCGCCGCCGCCCGTTCGCTCGGGCACGAGTACCTCGCGCTCACCGACCACTCGCCGCGGCTGCGCGTGGCGAACGGGCTGTCGCCGGAACGGCTGCGTGCGCAGCTGGAGGCGCTGCCGCCGTTCTCCGGCGACGGCTTCACGCTGCTGAGCGGCATCGAGGTCGACATCCTCGAGGACGGCGCCCTCGACCAGGAGCCTCCCCTCCTCGACGAGCTCGACGTCGTGGTCGCCTCCGCGCACTCGCAGCTGCGGATGGATGCGGCGCCGATGACCCGTCGCCTCGTCGCGGCGGTCTCGAACCCGCACGTCGACGTGCTCGGGCACGTGACCGGGCGCCTCGTCGAGGGCTCGCGCGGCACGCGGCCGCCGTCGCAGTTCGACGCCGCCGCGGTGTTCGCGGCGTGCGCAGAGCACGGCGTCGCCGTCGAGATCAACTCCCGGCCCGAGCGCCAGGACCCGCCCGACGAGCTGATCGGGGTGGCCCTCGAGGCCGGCTGCCTGTTCTCGATCGACTCCGACGCGCACGCGCCCGGACAGCTGTCGCTGCTCGACTACGGCGCCGAGCGCGCCGAGCGCGCCGGCGTGCCGGCGGAGCGGGTCGTCACGACGTGGCCGCTGGAGCGGCTGCGCGCGTGGCTCACACGCGAGCGCTGA